The Raphanus sativus cultivar WK10039 unplaced genomic scaffold, ASM80110v3 Scaffold3767, whole genome shotgun sequence genome has a window encoding:
- the LOC130506890 gene encoding uncharacterized protein At4g04775-like: MSHESGNSSGVSTGRARGRVVGVPKRCWCGELVIPLMSNSKPNPCRRYFRCAFAAEKRLSNDNHSYKWVDEALLDEVEALSFRIGRLEQGMLTGRVEEERDAQEEKTKFEEFGLKLETEISARMEDVVNEVKSEVKKALVLVVLGCVGMVVLAKIL, from the exons ATGAGTCATGAATCGGGAAATTCGAGTGGAGTCTCTACGGGTCGAGCAAGAGGTCGTGTTGTTGGTGTTCCGAAGAGATGTTGGTGTGGAGAATTAGTTATCCCCTTGATGTCAAATTCGAAGCCAAATCCTTGCAGAAGATACTTTCGTTGTGCTTTTGCGGCAGAGAAAAGG CTGAGTAATGATAATCACAGTTACAAATGGGTTGATGAGGCTTTGTTGGATGAGGTTGAAGCATTGTCGTTTAGGATAGGGAGACTTGAACAGGGCATGTTGACTGGTCGTGTGGAAGAAGAAAGGGATGCCCAAGAAGAGAAGACAAAGTTTGAAGAGTTTGGATTGAAGTTAGAGACCGAGATTTCTGCAAGAATGGAAGATGTTGTGAATGAAGTCAAAAGTGAGGTGAAGAAGGCGCTGGTGCTTGTTGTTTTAGGATGTGTGGGGATGGTTGTGTTGGCTAAGATACTATAA
- the LOC130506891 gene encoding uncharacterized protein LOC130506891, protein MEPWSDVNVEWNDVPAFDPGTPDSPDIDSDGEDRRERNDYNIEKDAMNFVDEPPVKHNLYPETESDEEADVEENQRKEVQRTIYRRDQFRRGSGELFVGQVFINGIAFKEAVLDYALKTGRNIKQNRYDSTKIGFVCEGKGCSWRVYASVAAKYPNKWQVKIMKKDHTCVPTGTCEMLKVPQIARLFVDKIREEPEYFMPMKMEELVMEKWKINVSRPQCQHARNKAVRWIAREYDEQFGRLNNSTESFNNSIGKARDKPFVPMLETIARLAMVRIAKRDVICSSYEGICTPYVVEMLEKLHQKASESTIRPSTNQTYECTTSYGCAHRVNLESRTCSCRRWEITGIPCEHAYGVMLKKGLEAQDYVVHWFKTPTWRRTYAEGIVPLRGAKFWPVGEEPSIIEPVIPDQPGRKKVTKADKKRKRGVNESPSKKKDKTLKRIMHCGQCGAANHNIRFHKNKTFVSGESSQPEASQGVCTQGSQSRK, encoded by the exons ATGGAGCCATGGTCTGATGTGAATGTAGAGTGGAATGATGTACCTGCTTTCGATCCGGGGACACCTGATTCTCCTGATATTGACTCTGATGGTGAAGATAGAAGAGAGCGCAACGACTACAACATTGAGAAGGATGCCATGAACTTTGTTGATGAGCCTCCAGTGAAGCATAACCTGTATCCAGAGACAGAATCAGATGAAGAGGCAGACGTGGAAGAGAATCAGAGAAAAGAGGTTCAGAGAACTATCTACAGGCGCGATCAGTTTAGAAGAGGCAGTGGGGAGTTGTTTGTTGGGCAGGTGTTCATCAATGGAATTGCGTTTAAGGAAGCAGTGCTCGATTATGCTCTGAAAACGGGAAGGAACATCAAGCAGAATCGATATGACAGCACAAAGATCGGATTTGTATGTGAAGGCAAAGGTTGCTCGTGGCGCGTCTACGCCTCAGTTGCAGCAAAGTATCCCAACAAATGGCAGGTGAAAATCATGAAGAAGGATCATACTTGTGTTCCTACAGGTACTTGTGAGATGCTTAAAGTTCCACAAATAGCTCGCTTGTTTGTTGACAAGATCAGAGAAGAACCAGAATATTTCATGCCCATGAAGATGGAGGAGCTTGTTATGGAGAAATGGAAGATCAATGTTAGTAGGCCGCAATGCCAACATGCTAGGAACAAGGCGGTCAGATGGATTGCAAGAGAGTATGATGAGCAGTTTGGGCGGTTGAACAATTCAACCGAGTCATTCAACAACTCCATAGGTAAAGCCCGAGACAAACCCTTTGTACCTATGTTGGAGACAATAGCTCGCTTGGCAATGGTTCGTATAGCGAAAAGGGATGTCATCTGCAGCAGTTACGAAGGGATTTGCACACCGTATGTCGTTGAGATGCTCGAGAAGTTGCACCAGAAAGCTTCAGAATCGACGATTAGACCTTCCACCAACCAGACATATGAATGTACTACTAGCTATGGCTGTGCACATAGGGTTAACTTGGAGAGTAGAACTTGTAGTTGCAGGAGATGGGAGATTACAGGGATCCCTTGTGAGCACGCCTATGGAGTTATGTTGAAGAAAGGTCTAGAGGCTCAAGACTATGTGGTTCACTGGTTTAAGACACCTACGTGGAGGCGTACGTATGCTGAAGGGATTGTACCATTGCGTGGAGCAAAGTTCTGGCCCGTAGGAGAAGAACCATCTATAATTGAACCTGTGATCCCAGATCAACCAGGCCGTAAGAAGGTGACTAAAGCAGataaaaagaggaagagaggagtCAATGAATCACCATCGAAGAAAAAAGACAAGACCTTGAAGCGGATCATGCACTGTGGGCAATGTGGTGCTGCTAATCATAACATCAGGTTCCATAAGAACAAG ACTTTTGTGAGTGGTGAATCTTCTCAGCCTGAAGCCTCCCAAGGTGTTTGCACTCAAGGCTCTCAGTCTAGGAAGTGA
- the LOC108835705 gene encoding uncharacterized protein LOC108835705: MNLPSSTATSTSDSPHTASSTPPGTCVACKSQDSWVIHSARLRGILRFYCTHCLLRNHPASFCPTCFAFYDSSPPHQSRRVSCSDCNSNTHIHCAGDAKSPPYRCPPCRDPENFSFFRPTVDENGARSMDKSLSEAFLCAAKIAASSMNKAVTFYRSEAERKGKDAAVAKKRAREALEDVLKLEEKAKSAAVSKPSVDVSGNRDQKPKQSPASNGGLKQIESSAAPTTQVKKQSPSVMQVKQEK; this comes from the coding sequence ATGAATCTCCCGTCATCGACCGCGACGTCGACTTCGGACTCCCCTCACACGGCGTCGTCGACTCCCCCGGGGACGTGCGTCGCTTGCAAAAGCCAAGACTCCTGGGTCATACACTCGGCGCGTCTCCGCGGCATCCTCCGCTTCTACTGCACGCACTGCCTCCTCCGCAACCACCCGGCGTCGTTTTGCCCCACCTGCTTCGCCTTCTACGACTCCTCCCCTCCCCACCAGTCCCGCCGCGTCTCCTGCTCCGACTGCAACTCCAACACTCACATCCACTGCGCGGGAGACGCCAAGTCCCCTCCTTACCGCTGCCCTCCCTGCCGCGACCCCGAAAACTTCTCCTTCTTCCGCCCGACCGTCGACGAAAACGGCGCTCGGTCCATGGATAAGTCCCTCTCGGAGGCGTTTCTCTGCGCGGCGAAGATCGCAGCCTCGTCGATGAACAAGGCTGTTACTTTCTACAGAAGCGAGGCTGAGAGGAAAGGGAAAGACGCCGCCGTGGCGAAGAAGAGAGCGAGGGAGGCTCTCGAGGACGTGCTTAAGCTCGAGGAGAAGGCTAAGTCGGCCGCCGTTTCGAAGCCCTCCGTGGATGTCTCCGGGAATAGAGATCAGAAGCCGAAACAGAGTCCTGCTTCGAATGGTGGTTTGAAACAGATTGAGAGCTCTGCCGCCCCCACCACCCAAGTGAAGAAACAGAGTCCGTCTGTAATGCAAGTTAAGCAAGAGAAGTGA
- the LOC108835704 gene encoding phenylacetaldehyde reductase, producing MNGGGKVVCVTGASGYIASWIVKLLLLRGYTVRATVRNPTDTAKTEHLLALEGAKERLKLFKADLLEECSFEQAIEGCDAVFHTAAPVKYIVTDPQTELIDPIVKGTINVLNACKKTSSVKRVIVTSSTAAVLVRQPPLEPNDVVDESFFSDPSVCTEFKLWYPLSKTLAENAAWQFTKDHGMDMVVIIPGFVIGPLLPPTLNFSAGFIVDMINGKNPFNFINYRFVDVRDVALAHVKALETPSANGRYLIDGPTSMTINDIQKTMRELFPDLRIADTINGESEMKDIMKKEIIYKVCVEKVKNLGVEFTPLESSLRDTIISLKEKCLL from the exons ATGAACGGCGGAGGTAAGGTGGTCTGCGTCACCGGAGCTTCCGGTTACATAGCTTCTTGGATTGTTAAGCTTTTGCTCCTCCGTGGCTACACCGTCAGGGCTACCGTTCGAAACCCAA cGGACACGGCGAAAACAGAACATCTTCTTGCACTTGAGGGTGCAAAAGAAAGACTTAAACTGTTCAAAGCAGATCTTCTGGAAGAGTGTTCCTTCGAGCAAGCAATTGAAGGTTGTGACGCTGTCTTTCATACGGCTGCTCCGGTCAAGTACATCGTCACGGATCCTCAG ACTGAGCTAATAGATCCAATCGTAAAGGGTACCATCAACGTCCTTAACGCATGCAAGAAAACTTCCTCCGTCAAAAGAGTCATTGTAACATCGTCCACTGCTGCGGTTCTTGTTCGTCAACCCCCTTTGGAGCCAAATGACGTGGTTGACGAGTCTTTCTTCTCTGATCCAAGTGTCTGCACCGAATTTAAG ttATGGTATCCACTCTCCAAAACTTTGGCAGAGAATGCAGCTTGGCAATTTACCAAAGACCATGGAATGGACATGGTCGTGATAATTCCAGGATTTGTAATCGGGCCACTTTTGCCACCAACACTTAATTTTTCGGCTGGATTCATTGTGGATATGATAAACGGTAAGAACCCTTTCAACTTCATAAACTACAGGTTTGTGGACGTGAGAGATGTTGCCTTGGCTCATGTCAAAGCGTTGGAGACTCCTTCGGCCAATGGCAGATATCTCATTGATGGCCCGACAAGTATGACGATAAACGACATTCAAAAGACTATGCGTGAATTATTTCCAGATTTGCGTATTGCTGATAC GATTAATGGAGAAAGTGAGATGAAAGATATCATGAAGAAAGAAATCATTTACAAAGTGTGTGTGGAGAAAGTGAAGAATCTGGGAGTTGAGTTCACTCCTCTCGAGTCAAGCCTTAGAGACACTATCATTAGCCTCAAAGAAAAATGTCTCTTATGA